Proteins from a genomic interval of Actinoalloteichus hymeniacidonis:
- a CDS encoding multicopper oxidase family protein — protein sequence MTETVASTGGNAELGLVIDPTLEALSTERRPRTLTKFRDPLRIPPVLRPEGDEIVTVVQQAAWARLHSELPPTRVWTYDGHFPGPTFEVRRGQRVRVAWTNRIEGAFPVTAVDVPLPEPGEPSPSTVPGLSGGTPIKEVTELPPWTVVHLHGAVTAAGNDGWADNGSLPGEAQLCEYLNDQPAMTLWYHDHAMMITRWNVYAGLVGMYLLRDEEEDALNLPSGDQEIPLIIGDRNLDADADGGLTGELVHKTVAARAFSGPFTLVNGAIWPHLDVERRWYRFRVLNAANARTYALSLQDEFGEPVHGAVWQIGTDSGLLPTPLPVPETGLVMAPAERADLLIDFAAFAGRKLRLVNAADPAGNSEVMEFRVGRRRVPDEFRRLPAKISDSYVRLGHDDPGHEHGHRLLVLANGVSGHGELWEMHRLDPEHDHIPEFDGVTVHDGYVQVQGADGEVITYHRMSRVFEDTVNWFVRQDSWEQWDILNLTGPTHPIHVHLVRFQATARSRFDISGFDSALGGTATPVRFLADGQLLPDEHGWKDTIRVASADLVSILAHFTGSTGQYMYHCHLLEHEDMGMMRPFVVAPDQVITLMEQLHGHGGGHHAAARATRMAS from the coding sequence ATGACCGAGACAGTGGCGAGTACCGGAGGAAATGCCGAGCTGGGTCTGGTGATCGACCCGACGCTCGAGGCCTTATCCACCGAGCGACGACCGAGGACTCTCACCAAGTTCCGCGATCCACTGCGGATCCCGCCGGTGCTGCGGCCGGAGGGGGACGAGATCGTGACCGTGGTGCAGCAGGCGGCCTGGGCACGGCTGCACTCGGAGCTGCCGCCCACCCGGGTCTGGACGTATGACGGACACTTCCCCGGCCCGACCTTCGAGGTGCGTCGGGGACAGCGGGTGCGGGTGGCATGGACCAACCGGATCGAGGGCGCCTTCCCGGTCACGGCCGTGGACGTGCCGCTGCCGGAGCCGGGGGAGCCCTCGCCGTCCACCGTTCCCGGGCTCTCGGGTGGCACGCCGATCAAGGAGGTCACCGAACTGCCGCCGTGGACGGTCGTCCACCTGCATGGTGCGGTCACCGCGGCCGGTAACGACGGTTGGGCCGACAACGGCTCGCTGCCCGGCGAGGCGCAACTGTGCGAGTACCTCAACGATCAGCCGGCCATGACGCTCTGGTACCACGACCACGCCATGATGATCACCCGCTGGAACGTCTACGCGGGGCTGGTCGGGATGTACCTGCTGCGTGACGAGGAGGAGGACGCGCTCAACCTCCCCTCCGGCGACCAGGAGATCCCGCTGATCATCGGCGACCGCAATCTCGACGCGGACGCCGACGGGGGTCTGACCGGGGAGCTGGTGCACAAGACCGTCGCCGCCCGTGCATTCAGCGGGCCGTTCACCCTGGTCAACGGGGCGATCTGGCCGCACCTGGACGTCGAGCGCCGCTGGTACCGGTTCCGTGTCCTCAACGCCGCCAACGCGCGCACCTACGCGCTCTCGCTTCAGGACGAGTTCGGTGAGCCCGTCCATGGCGCGGTCTGGCAGATCGGTACCGACAGCGGTCTGCTCCCGACCCCGCTTCCGGTGCCGGAGACCGGCCTGGTGATGGCACCCGCCGAGCGGGCCGACCTCCTGATCGACTTCGCCGCTTTCGCCGGACGCAAGCTGCGATTGGTCAATGCGGCGGACCCGGCGGGCAATTCCGAGGTCATGGAGTTCCGGGTGGGACGACGACGCGTTCCCGACGAATTCCGTCGGTTGCCCGCGAAGATCTCCGATTCCTATGTCCGGCTCGGTCACGACGATCCGGGCCATGAGCACGGGCATCGGCTGTTGGTGCTGGCCAATGGTGTCAGCGGGCACGGGGAACTCTGGGAGATGCACCGACTGGATCCCGAGCACGATCACATTCCAGAATTCGACGGCGTCACCGTCCACGATGGATACGTCCAGGTACAGGGCGCCGATGGTGAGGTGATCACCTATCACCGGATGTCCAGGGTCTTCGAGGACACGGTGAACTGGTTCGTGCGACAGGACAGCTGGGAACAGTGGGACATCCTGAATCTGACCGGTCCCACCCACCCGATCCACGTTCACCTGGTCCGGTTCCAGGCCACTGCGCGCAGCCGGTTCGACATCAGCGGTTTCGATTCCGCGCTCGGTGGGACGGCGACCCCGGTTCGATTCCTGGCCGACGGGCAACTGCTGCCCGACGAACACGGGTGGAAGGACACCATCCGGGTCGCCTCGGCCGATCTCGTGTCGATCCTGGCCCACTTCACCGGTTCGACCGGGCAGTACATGTACCACTGTCATCTGCTGGAGCACGAGGACATGGGCATGATGCGGCCCTTCGTGGTCGCCCCTGATCAGGTGATCACCTTGATGGAGCAGCTACACGGACACGGTGGCGGCCACCATGCTGCCGCGCGGGCGACGAGGATGGCATCGTGA